In the Nevskiales bacterium genome, TCAAGGAGGCCGGCGTGATCGTCGCGCCGAGCCCGGCCGAGCTCGGCTCCACCATGGCCCGGGTGCTCGCCAGTCCGGCGACCCGGGTGGCCTGAGAGAGGGCGCCGCCATGGCCAAACCGCGCGTGATCCTCACCCGCCGCTGGCCGGAAGAAGTCGAGCGCAAGCTCGCCGCGGCCTTCGCCGTCGAGTTCAACGGCGACGACCGGGCGCTGAGCGAAAGCGAGCTCAAGGACGCCCTGCAGCGCGCCGACGCGGTGCTGCCGACTGTTTCCGACCGCCTCACGGCGCGGCTGCTCGAGGTCGAGCCGTTGCGTACGCGCATCCTCGGCAACTTCGGCGTCGGCTACAACCACATCGATCTGGAGGCGGCCCGTGCGCGCGGCATCGTCGTCACCAACACCCCGGGGGTGCTCACCGACTGCACCGCCGACCTCACCCTGACGCTGCTGCTCATGGTGGCGCGCCGCGCCGGCGAGGGCGAGCGCGAGCTGCGCGCCGGCCGCTGGCGCGGCTGGCGGCCGACCCATCTGCTCGGCACCCGGGTTGCCGGCAAGACGCTCGGGCTGATCGGCATGGGGCGCATCGGCAGAGCCGTGGCGCGGCGCGCGCATCACGGCTTCGGCATGCGGGTGCTGGCCTACAACCGCTCACCGCTGGCGGCCGAGGAGCTGGCCGCGCTCGGTGCCGAGCCGTGCGCCTCGCTCGAGGAGCTGCTGGTGCAGTCCGATTTCGTCTCCCTGCACTGCCCGGGCGGGCAGGGACCGGTGCTGGATGCGG is a window encoding:
- a CDS encoding D-glycerate dehydrogenase: MAKPRVILTRRWPEEVERKLAAAFAVEFNGDDRALSESELKDALQRADAVLPTVSDRLTARLLEVEPLRTRILGNFGVGYNHIDLEAARARGIVVTNTPGVLTDCTADLTLTLLLMVARRAGEGERELRAGRWRGWRPTHLLGTRVAGKTLGLIGMGRIGRAVARRAHHGFGMRVLAYNRSPLAAEELAALGAEPCASLEELLVQSDFVSLHCPGGQGPVLDAARLALMKPSAFLINTARGDVVDEAALSEALQRRAIAGAGLDVYAAEPRVPEALMRLDNVVLLPHLGSATHETRVAMGMRVLHNLEAFFAGRTPPDRVA